The sequence ATTCGGTCAGTCTCCAAACAAGCCATCCTTGCGCAAGCGTTTGCATCCACGTACCGACAATAGAGAGCGCAAAGCCGCTCCAGAACAAACGGTAGTTGCGATGCCGGAATGCTTGAAAGGTTTGTTTAAGCGAGGTCACTATGTTTTAAGGAAAGTTCTGCCAGTTCGCCAAAGTAATCTTTGAGTGTCATGACTTCACTCAGGTAATTTGCTTCGTGTGCCGAACCTTTCCCGCGCGCCATGCGCAACCACGTGTGTTTCAAGTCATCCGGCCAAGTACGGCACTTGCCGTGCGCAAGCAGGAACAGTCCTTGCTGCGCGACGGAATGTCTTTCATTCGCGGACATTTGCGGAATCGGGAAGCCGAGCAGAGCCTCTACCGCTTTAAGGATACGGGAGTCAATCTTTCTGTCGCGGGGGGCAATGCGAGTGAGCACATCGGTTGCAAGGAGGCTTACGCGGTCGAGGGGGAATTCATGATAGTCCGCCGGGTCCTGTCCTTCAAGCGGCAAGACGACATCGGCTTCCGCAAGTTGTTTCAGAACGGATTTTGGCGAGCGATAACCTTTCTGCTTCAGAATCTTCTTGCGCTCTGACTCAGCAAGTCTGCGGATTTTCGCGTCGGTCGAACGGAACCCGAGCTTGTAGTAGAACCAATAGGATCCCGAAGCCAAACCTTCTTCATTTTCATGTCCGACTTGATATTTGCGGGCGACACACCACGGCGCGTGATAGAAAGCGCGTGCGGCGCGAATGAGTTGAGCGTACACCCATGCGGCCTCTCCACCGCGAAACGTATCAAAAAGATTGACTGCAATTTCGAGGCGTGCAGGATGAGCCCCTCCTCCGCCGTAGCTGATTGGGACACCGTTCTTTAGCAGCACGAAACCCAATCCTGTCTCTTGAGGCAGTCTCCACTCGGGCTTGGCAAACCAAAAGAGGAGGGTTGCGCCGCGATCCAATGGGATCTCGTAGAAGTCATCCGGATTGCCGTGCGTTGCACCGTAATACTCGCGCGAACGAATCAACAGAGTACCGTGAACTATATTTAATAGATCTTGCGCGCGTTTGTGAGGACTTGGTGCGGGGAGCGTCAACGGCCGGAGAATTTCTTCAGCAAATTTGAATTTCGAACGGTCCTCGCGCGGGTCCCATAAGAAAAGCGCGGCAGGTTTTTTGTCGGCAACGGTTGACCGGGAAGGTGCCTTTCCAACCAACTTGAAACGCAGAGTCAGATTGGCATCGTTGTAAATCTGCGCGGCCGCGCGGGGCTCGAATGTGCGTTCAAAGCATTCGAGCAGCAGCGAAATGACCGTGCGGTTCCCCGCAGCGCGTTCGAGAATCTCGCGAACTGTCAGGTCTTCGCTGTCGGCAGCATCCGCTTCGCAATCTTCGAGCAGCAGCCAAAGAATGTCCACTAGCGGATCTTCGCGGGACTCGTAATCCTCCCAATCCAGTTCGATGTCCTTGCCAAGCAAATCGGAAAGAACCCTTGCATTGCTGTAGTCGAAGGCATAGGAATACTCCGTGCCTGCAATTCCGGTTTGAGCCAAATCCTCTGATAATCCCATTTCTTCAATCCGTTCATGGAAGCGGCCAAGCTCGCGGTCGCAGAATTTGCGGATAGCTTCCGATTGCGGATAGGCTTTGTAGAACAGTAATTGGTCGTGAAAGACTTCGATGGACTTGGGGGAATGAGCGGCAGCGGCAAGTTCGCGCAGCAGATTCAGCGTCTCGACGGCATCGGGCCGGGTTTGCAGCTTTTTTAAGAGGGAATTTACAGTCATTATTAGCTCCGGTTCAGAGTTGCGGCTGCAGCGGGTGCAGCATTAGAATAAGGTCCGTTTATAGAATATAGCACCCTCCGCCAAAAAAACAAACGGTCCAGGGGAACCAGACCGTTTGCATATCGTTGCCAGTCAGAAAACCGATTACATCGGCATCGGGGCGGCGGCTTTCTTCTTTGAGCGGCGAGCTTTCTTCTTGGTAGCTTTCTTCTTGGTCGCCTTCTTAGCCGTAGCTTTCTTCTTGGTGGCTTTCTTCTTGGTCGCTTTCTTCTTCGTAGCTTTCTTCTTGGTGGCCTTCTTTGCTACTTTCTTCTTCGCTACTTTCTTCTTGGCGGCCTTCTTCGCCGTAGCTTTCTTCTTGGTGGCTTTCTTCTTGGTCGCCTTCTTAGCCGTAGCTTTCTTCTTGGTGGCCTTCTTCTTGGCCTTCTTCACTGCCATGCGGATTTCTCCTTCGCTGATTATCGGGCAGAGACTCGTTCGAGAACAGGATGTTTTGTGTCCAGACAGGAAGCTACGACGCTGCCCGAGATTCGCGTGGCTTCCTTTACTGTGCAACCCGAAGGACTCGTGCGGCGAGTCACTTAGGTTGTACCGGCGGCTTCTCGAAAGATGAGTCGCACAGTATCTATGATCACGTCCCGGATAAGGACGTTCATCTCGTTCTGGGGGCGGGTCTCACAGCCACCGGAGTGGGCGACCCGCACTTAAGGATCGGCTGATCGAGGCTAATCTATAGCAACAAATGGGCCGATTTTCAGGAAAGTTAAGCAGATGGAACCAAATTTGGTCGTTCCATGTGCCGCATGAGCAGGAGCTAAGCTGTACTCACGATATTGTAAGATTCTGAAAAACAGTAAACTTACAATCAGAACTGCGCTTTCAATTCAAAGCGATTCAAGCGCAGAAAAAGAACGAAGAAAATTTAAGAAAGAAACGAATCGGAGCAGCGAATATCGGCTATGATTTCCTTTTTTCTTGCTTCTGCGCACGCTTCTGGGCCTTGCGTTGCGCATTCCACTCACGCTCTTTTTGTTTTGCAACGAGGTCCTGTTGCTCAATCAGGTCAGCAAAGTAACCGAGGGTCTCACGACGTTCCAGCGCCTGCTGAATGAGGTCATACTCTGCGAGTGTGAACCACGTTCGCAGCATGGGCTGAAAGAACAACATGACCTGAGAGCCGATGAAGTTGACAGGCCGCATGGACTCAAGGAACAGAATGGCCGGGAGGGCGAATCCGAGTCCAACCACTTTATCGGCAAGCCGCTTGAACAACTCAATTTGTTCCGGGCTCAGATAGTCCGGTGCGGCAGTATCTTTCACGGGCGGAGACTGGATTTAGATTCGATCTGCCCGCGAATATAAGATTCAACTTCGTCCCGTTGCGGAGGTTCCATAAGAAACAGTCCACGGTGTCCGTCAAGTCTTGAGCGTTCGGCAAACGGGGAGACAAACAGACCATTGGGGTCGCGGTCGATGCGCTTCAAGCTGTCAAACGAGACACGCCGTTTCCAGAACCATCTCGTCAGCTCAATGCCTTGTTCGTCAATGACGAATTTGGTGGGCAGCCAATAAGCGGCTGTGGTTCCCAGCAGAAAGACGGTGGCAAAGAATGCCCAGACGGGACTGCCGAAATTAAACAGCAACGCAGCCGGCACACCGACAATAGCAAGGATGAATACAACTCGGCGGTATCCACCTTTCTTAGGCGGGTGCACGGTCCACTCAAAGATCACAGCACTATTGGAGGTCATCGCTTAACTGACCCTATCGCGCCAAATATAAAGCATGAGAAACCAAAACGCAAGTACTTGCAAGAAAAAAGTTAGGAATGTGCTTGAAGCCAATTTGCTCCAAATCCGACATCGACCTCGATTGGAACACGCAATTTCATGGCACCGGACATCTCATCACGGACGATCATTTCGAGATTGAGGAGCTCGGATTCGGGAGCTTCAAAGACGAGTTCATCGTGGACTTGAAGCAACATTCGAGCGGCAAACTTTTCCTGTTTTAGCCGTTTGTGGATGCGGATCATCGCGACTTTGATCATGTCTGCGGCGCTGCCTTGGACCGGAGTGTTGATGGCTATGCGCTCCGCAAACTCCCGAACCTGGCGGTTCGAGTTGTTGATGTCCGCAATTTGTCGGCGCCGTCCCATGAGGGTCTCCACATACCCTTTTTCACGGCAGGCGGCGATGGTATCGGCCATGAACAGCCGGACTCCGGGGTAGAGTTTGAAGTACTGTTCGCGAAATTCCTTGGCCTCGGCTCGCGGGATTCCGAGCTGTTCAGACAAGCCGAAATCTGTCTGGCCGTAGATGATTCCGAAGTTCACGGTTTTGGCGGCCCGGCGCATGTCGGGAGTCACCTCTGCGATTGGAACGCCGTAGATTTTGGCGGCCGTCTCACGGTGAATATCTCCGCCGCTGTTGAAAGCTTGCAGCAGCGTGTCATCATTGGACAGATGCGCCATGATACGCAGTTCGATCTGTCCGTAGTCCGCAGAAAGAATTTTCCAGCCCGGTTCACCGGCGACGAATGCCTCTCTTATTCTCCTGCCGACTTCTGTGCGAATGGGAATGTTCTGCAAGTTCGGATTGTTCGACGAGAGTCTTCCGGTGGCGGCAATGGTCTGGCTGAATGTCGTATGCACGCGGCCGGTAAACGGATGCACGAGGTCAGGCAAAGCGTCCACGTAGGTTCCCTTAAGCTTCGAGAGCATTCGATAGTCCACCAGTTTGGCCGGCAGGTCGTGCATGGGAGCCAACGCGGTCAGCGTATCGACGTCGGTTGACGGTCCGGTCTTGGTTTTCTTCTGAACGGGCAATTTGAGCTTTTCGAACAGAATGGTCCCAAGCTGTTTAGGCGAGTTCAAATTGAAGCTCTCTCCAGCCGCCGCGTAGCACTCTTTCTCGAGCCTTGCGAGGTCGCGCTCGAGCTCCTTGGACATTTCTGAAAGGAGTGCCGTATCAAGCCGGATTCCAGTAAACTCCATGTCGCGCAGGACGGTCATCAGCGGCATTTCGAGTTCATCGAGAAGCTTTTTCTGGGAATCGAGCAGCGGTTCAAGCACGTGAACGAGCCGCAATGCGTAATCCGCGTCTTCGCACGCATAGTCGGCAATTTTTTCCAGATCAACGTCCAACATCGAGCCCTGATTCTTGCCTGAACCGATTAATTCAGACGTCGGAATCTTTGAAAGTTTGAGATAATCGCGCGTCAACTCGTCTATCCCGAGGGTGCGGGTACCGGGATTCAGGAGGTATGCGGCGATCATCGTATCAAAGAAAAGAGAGGCAACGTCGATGCCGTAAGAGAGGTATACCAGCGCATCGTACTTGATATTCTGACCTGCCTTGGGTATCGTCTTATCTTCAAGCAGTTCTGCCGCCAGTTCGAGAAAAGCGGCCAAAGCGCCTTCGGCCTGCTGACCGAAGCGAATGAACTGTCTGCTGCCTGCCGGCGCGGCGTCAAAGTGCGCCATGGAAATGTAGTATGCCTCTCCTTCATTGACGGAGAAGCTCGCGCCGACAAGTTCCGCAAGCATCGGATCAGCGGACGTTGTTTCAACGTCGAAGGAGAGCAACGGCTTTTCCTTGCGCCACTTGCCGACGAGTGTCTTGAATTCCTTGGCGGAGCGCACGATTTTATAATCTCTTTGGGTCGCGGACTTCATTCCGCTTCCGCCAGCCGCCGGAGCGCTTCCTCGCAGGCGGTCAAGCAATCGAAAGAGTTCCAACTCGGTCAAGAGCCGTTCAATCTCCGCATTGTAAATCGGCTTGACATCAAGGTCATCGAGATTGACCTCTATGGGCGCGTGGCAGTCAATCGTAACCAGTTCACGGGACAGGCGCGCGGAGTCCGCATATTCAATGAGCGATTCCTTCAGCTTCGAGGGTTTCATCTCCGGTGCGGATTTCAGCACGTTTTCAACGGTGCCGTATTCTTTAATTAGCTTGACCGCCGTTTTCGGCCCTACTCCGGCGACACCGGGAACATTGTCCGATGAATCGCCCATGAGCGCGAGCACATCCACGACCTGACTTGGAGGGACGCCGAAGTTTTCTTCGACCTCTGCCGGAGACCAGATGAGTGTGCCGTCGGGCTTGGGATTATAGAGCTTCACTTTGTCCGTGACCAGCTGCTGATAGTCCTTGTCACCGGTGACCATGAATACCGTGTAGCCCTGTTCCTCTCCCTGCCGCGCCAGAGTTCCGATGACATCGTCTGCTTCCCAACCGGGCAGTGCGAGAATTCTGAGGCCGGTCGCGACGAGCACCTGATCGAGTCTGCCCAACTGGTCAACTAATTCTTCTGGCATCTTCTGGCGAGTAGCCTTATACTCCTTATATTGCTTGTGGCGGAAGGTCGGTTCGGCGGTGTCAAACACAATCGCCAAATGGGTCGGCTGCTCTTTTTCGATCAGCGAGATGAGGGTATTAAGAAAGCCGAAAATAGCGGAGGTGATTTCGCCGCGCGAATTGACCAGCGGGTTCCGGAGAAAGGCAAAGTGGGACCGGAACATAAGCGCCGAGCCGTCAATCAGAAAAAGGGTGTTGGGATCAGCAGGCATTTTGAATTAGCGAATGGGCTTGACTTTTTGCTGACAAAGCCCCTCATTATTAGGTTCCGATGAAATGGAAGAGCAAACTTCACAAGGAGATACATAAATGTCTGAACCAGCGCCGCAGCGCCCGCACCAGATTAACGTCAGCCTCGACGAAAAGGTCGCTGAGGGAATATACTCGAATCTTGCCTTGATTTCACATAGTCCTGCCGAGTTTTTCATTGATTTCGCCCGGATGGTGCCGGGGACGCCGAAGGCCTCGGTGCATGCCCGCGTCATCATGACTCCGTCCCATTGCAAATTCCTGTTGAATGCGCTGAAGGAGAACATAGAGCGCTATGAGAAGCAATTCGGCGAAATCAAGCTTCATGGCGGACCGCAGCAGCAAGGCGGTCAATTTGGATTTCGTTCCGGTTCAGAGCCGGATGGCAAGTAAACAGAGCAAAATAGCTGATAATTCGTTCTGGAGGGACAATGACCATTCGCATCTTCGCACTGCTCGCCATCGGTCTCGGTTTGACCTTGTCATGCGACAAGGAGGATAAACCGCCGAATCCAGTCGTACCGATATCACCGAATCTGCTGTCCGCAATTCATATCACATTCAATACGATTACATTGAATTGGAACGACCGCTCGAACAATGAGGAGGGGTTTGAGCTGGAAATGGGACAGAGCGATCAATGGCATCTCCACGCGACGCTCAATGCGGACGTGAACGAGATATTGGTAGACGGGCTTGTTCCCAGCACGGAGTATTCGTTTCGCGTGTTTGCCTTCAATCAGGCCGGTCGCAGCGAAGCTTCGAATGAAATTACGGTTGCAACGCTAACCAACAACCCTCCGCCTGCACCGACTAACGTCGTCGCCAATCCGCTGGCACCGACTGTAGTTCAGATTGAGTGGTCCGACACGGCTCCGATGACCGTCAATTTCGTCATTGACCGTCGAACGCTAAGTACGCCGTGGGCTCGCGTCGGACAAGTTGGGGACAATATAGAAACCTTTAACGATTCGACGTGCACAGCGGCCACATCCTATTATTATAGAGTAGGCGCGCTGTTCGGCAACCTGTTGACGTGGTCGGTGGATTCAGCCGAGGCAACGACTCCGACGCTTGGCACTCCGTTGCCGCCTTCCAACCTTTCCGCCGCTTTAGTTGTCGGGACGGGAGTCCGGTTAACGTGGACGGACAACTCGCTCGATGAAGCAGACTTTCAAATCCGCCGGAACCGCGACGGACAGTTCTTTGAGATTATCGATACGTTGGCGGAAAACAGCATCGAGTATGTTGACTCATTGGGAGACAACACGGGAGTGTATAACTATCAAGTGCGGGCAAGAAACTCATTCGGTGTTTCACCGTGGTCGAATGCAGTGCAGGTGGAATATGAATACTGTTCAGACGGTGCAGTGCCGATCTGCCTTGAGAACTTCTGGACCTATGAAGTGGATCCGCCAACCGGTCCCATATATAATGCGCGGAGACAGATCAGGCAGGTGGACTATCCCGGCGGAGTGGACTACTATCTGCTTGTGGAGTTTGTTGGTGACGAAACGGACACGCTGTTTTATTGGCGGAATTTCGACAACGGTCTGTATCAAGACGCCTATCCGCTGGACGGTTCAGGCGCGGAGTTATTGCTGCGGACTCCCGCATCAAGCGGATTCTGGAATTTTGAAGGCGACAGTGTCATTGTCACAAGCGCGAGTACAACGGTTAACGTTCAGGGAGTGACGTACACCGGAGTGACGATTTATCAACGATTCAGCCGCACAAGCAACCACAGCATCAAGTATTATCTTAAGCCGCTGACCGTCGGGATTATCAAGGAAGAGGAATTTGCAGGATCAAGTCTGCAAACGAAACGGGAGCTGATAGACTCGTATATTCGAAATTAGTTTGCGAATTCCGAACATGTGCCGCCGCTGTGGATATTCTGCAGCGGCGGTTTCACTTTGCTTTGTCTAACGAGTTAATATTACCAAGCCGCCCTCTACTGCTCCGCCGGCGGGTTCAACAATTGTCAGCGGGAGCTGCCGCAATTGGATTTCCTCAAGCAGCAACGGTTCAAGGACAGCCCGCCGCTCCCAGAGACCTCCGGTGACAACAAGCGGAACAAGCGCCATGCTCTGGGGAACATCCTCAATCAGGCGTTCCACCTGATCAATGAGCTCAAGGGCGGCACGCTCCAGAATTGCCATGACTTCAGGCTGTTCTTCAGCGAACTCGAAGACGAGGGGAGCAAGTTCCGCCCATCGCGTCGGACCGAAGTCTTCGCGATAAACTTTAGTGATAATGTCATGCGTTGCGTCTACCTTGAGCTTCTCCAGCAGGGCAGCATGAAACGGAGAGAGCTCTTCTCTTTCTCCTTCCCAGAGGCAATGCCTGAGTGCCTCGCGGCCGATCCACGCTCCGCTGCCTTCATCACCAAGCAATGGTCCCCAGCCGCCTGCGCGAAAGAACTCGTGTCCGTGAGGATTCTGGTAAAAGGCAATTGATCCGGTGCCGACAATCAACAGAATTCCCCGTTCTCCGCTGCAGAATGCTCCTTCATATAATAGATGAGCGTCCGTTACGACGTGCACCGGGGTATGCGGCCAGAATTCACGGGCAACGGCAACGGCGAGTTCGCGCTCCCGCTCTCTTCCAACACCGGCAAGTCCCATTACGACTCCTGCGCATGTTCGAGCCGCCGGACAATCGGCCAAGAGCTCAGACAGCGCGATTCGCAGTCCCTCTGCACCCAATCGTGCGACGTTGGAAGGCCCTGCAGTGCCTTCGTCCATAATAGACTTGTCCGACTTTACGAGCCAGCCACGGGTCTTCGTCCCGCCGCCGTCAATAACGAAGAAATTACTCATGTGTATAAGTTACATCTTTCCTCTATATATATGCAACTCAAAAGGCCGGAGTATTCACTCCGGCCTTTGAAACACTGTCTCCAAGATGACGCGCTGTTCAGTAATCGGCGCGCAACACCGCTTATTCCTGCTTTTCAGCCGGAGCATCGGCGGGCTTCTTCATAGCCGGCCAGACGATTTCCACGAGCCAATCTTCTGCTTTCGTGGACTCCATTCCATTCTTGTGATAGACTTCCATCGGTGCACCGGTCCACACGAGTCCGTTTGACTCTGCAAACTTCATCACATCATTCCAGGCGTTCATTGCGGTATTCGGATGTCCCTCGTAAGTACAGGTAACCGCCTGCATTTCGGGGAAATTCTCGATGGTGATCGTGCTGGTTGGTTCGTTGTCGGCGGCGATTGGCATCCCCCACTTTGAGGTCAACGAGCCAGCGGTTGTTGATGTTGGATCTTCAAACCACATTGAAAACATGGGACCTGTCGGAGTGATGCCTTTTTCCTGCATATAGGCCATGACGCGCATTGCGCCGTTCATCGCCATAGCGCCGATTGCGCCGTCATAATCCTTCTCACCCCAGCCACCCTCAGGCGCAAAATCGGCGGCGCGCACGAATGCCGTCGCCGCAATCATCGCGGGCTTTGTGGTCAGTTCCGGGGTTTTTGAAATTTTCGCGTTGCCGGACATCGCGGCATCGTCCTGCGCAAAGCTAACGGAACACATACAAATTGACAGTGCAAAGGCTGCGAGGCTCAGATACTTCATTTCTCCCTCTTTCGGAATTACTCTCTCGTCTATGATTGGATCGTATCAGTTGTTCAGGATGATTTTATCAGCATGTCAAGTACGACGCGGTCGGCCTTTGGGAACGCATATTTCGTCAACTCGGCCGGTCGTACCCACTTCGCATCGGCGGCATGAATGAGTCTCAATACGCCGCCGATATGTCTGCAGTCAAAGCAGTGCAGAGTGATCTTGAAGTGCGTGTAGGCATGTTTGACGCTGGCAATTCGCTCCCCGACTTCCACATATATGTCGAGTTCTTCGAGCATTTCGCGCTTCACGCATTCTTCAATCGTCTCGTTGCTTTCCTTCTTGCCTCCGGGAAACTCCCACAATCCGCCAAGCATTCCGTCTTCAGGACGCTTGGTGATGAGGATTCTGCCGTTCTTGCGAACAATGGCCGCGCCGATATCATAGTGCGGAACTGCGCTCTTTTCCGGCTTGCGGGGTAACACAGTGACATCATAATGCGTCTTCCTCGCAGTGCAAATGGACTTGAGCGGACATGAGCCGCACAATGCCTGGCGAGGTTTGCAAACGGTGGCACCAAGCTCCATGAGCGACTCGTTCAACGCACCGGGAGACAACTCCGCTTTGACCGCGGTCTTCATCCAGTTCGTCGCACTCGTTCGAAGCCGGGCATGAACCGAGCTCTCAGTAATATAGCCCTCTTCGCCCGTCACACGCGCGATGACTCGCTCGACGTTTCCGTCAAGTACGGGGACCGCTTCACCGAAAGCGATGGATGCGATAGCGGCTGATGTGTAGGGGCCGATTCCCGCAAGTTTACGCAATTCGGCGCTCGTTCGCGGAAGATCTCCGCCCATGGCAAGCACCTGCTTAGCGGCCTTGTGCAGATTCCGCGCGCGGGCGTAATAGCCGCAGCCCTCCCAGACTTTCAGCACTTTGTCAAGCGGCGCTTTCGCGAGTGCTTCAACTGTGGGAAACTCTTTGACAAACCGCTTATAGTATGACTCGACGGTCGCGACTTGCGTTTGCTGCAGCAGCACCTCGCTTACCCAAATGCGGTACGGGTCGCTGGTTTTCCGCCACGGCATATCCCGCTTGTTGTCTTCAAACCAGCGAAGAAGACCGCGTATTGTCGCAGCAGTAATGCTCAAGAGGGAAGAAAAAAGAGAAGCCGCCCGCAACGCAAGTCACAAGCGGCAGACAGACTAATTCAGGTTTGGCTTTCCAAGGTCCAGTTCGAGCAGCAGCTTTATAGTTCCGGAGACTGGTTCAAGCGCTTTTTTTTTATTCGGGTCGTCGGTGAGCCACCATGCCTGCACGGTTTCAGAGCCATCCAGCCAGATGCGCATCATTCTGCGGTTGGTTATCACAAGCACAGACTTACCGTCTTTGGATTTCAGTACGCGATAACGGTCCCACAGAAGGTAAGCCCCGCCAATCAAACAGAGTGACAGCCAGCCAAGCATCATGGTCATTCCTAAAGCCGGGGAATTTTGAGCTATCGCCGCTCCGACTATTAGACAAAAAGGAGTGAACAGCATCATGGTTTTTAGGACAAAAAACTGCCCCAGCCGCTTCTGGCGGCGCGGGAGCGGCCAATCTTGAATCGAAACGACATGCTCAGCCTTGCTCAGATTCTGGAACA is a genomic window of bacterium containing:
- the polA gene encoding DNA polymerase I, with amino-acid sequence MPADPNTLFLIDGSALMFRSHFAFLRNPLVNSRGEITSAIFGFLNTLISLIEKEQPTHLAIVFDTAEPTFRHKQYKEYKATRQKMPEELVDQLGRLDQVLVATGLRILALPGWEADDVIGTLARQGEEQGYTVFMVTGDKDYQQLVTDKVKLYNPKPDGTLIWSPAEVEENFGVPPSQVVDVLALMGDSSDNVPGVAGVGPKTAVKLIKEYGTVENVLKSAPEMKPSKLKESLIEYADSARLSRELVTIDCHAPIEVNLDDLDVKPIYNAEIERLLTELELFRLLDRLRGSAPAAGGSGMKSATQRDYKIVRSAKEFKTLVGKWRKEKPLLSFDVETTSADPMLAELVGASFSVNEGEAYYISMAHFDAAPAGSRQFIRFGQQAEGALAAFLELAAELLEDKTIPKAGQNIKYDALVYLSYGIDVASLFFDTMIAAYLLNPGTRTLGIDELTRDYLKLSKIPTSELIGSGKNQGSMLDVDLEKIADYACEDADYALRLVHVLEPLLDSQKKLLDELEMPLMTVLRDMEFTGIRLDTALLSEMSKELERDLARLEKECYAAAGESFNLNSPKQLGTILFEKLKLPVQKKTKTGPSTDVDTLTALAPMHDLPAKLVDYRMLSKLKGTYVDALPDLVHPFTGRVHTTFSQTIAATGRLSSNNPNLQNIPIRTEVGRRIREAFVAGEPGWKILSADYGQIELRIMAHLSNDDTLLQAFNSGGDIHRETAAKIYGVPIAEVTPDMRRAAKTVNFGIIYGQTDFGLSEQLGIPRAEAKEFREQYFKLYPGVRLFMADTIAACREKGYVETLMGRRRQIADINNSNRQVREFAERIAINTPVQGSAADMIKVAMIRIHKRLKQEKFAARMLLQVHDELVFEAPESELLNLEMIVRDEMSGAMKLRVPIEVDVGFGANWLQAHS
- a CDS encoding DUF3467 domain-containing protein: MSEPAPQRPHQINVSLDEKVAEGIYSNLALISHSPAEFFIDFARMVPGTPKASVHARVIMTPSHCKFLLNALKENIERYEKQFGEIKLHGGPQQQGGQFGFRSGSEPDGK
- a CDS encoding fibronectin type III domain-containing protein, with protein sequence MTIRIFALLAIGLGLTLSCDKEDKPPNPVVPISPNLLSAIHITFNTITLNWNDRSNNEEGFELEMGQSDQWHLHATLNADVNEILVDGLVPSTEYSFRVFAFNQAGRSEASNEITVATLTNNPPPAPTNVVANPLAPTVVQIEWSDTAPMTVNFVIDRRTLSTPWARVGQVGDNIETFNDSTCTAATSYYYRVGALFGNLLTWSVDSAEATTPTLGTPLPPSNLSAALVVGTGVRLTWTDNSLDEADFQIRRNRDGQFFEIIDTLAENSIEYVDSLGDNTGVYNYQVRARNSFGVSPWSNAVQVEYEYCSDGAVPICLENFWTYEVDPPTGPIYNARRQIRQVDYPGGVDYYLLVEFVGDETDTLFYWRNFDNGLYQDAYPLDGSGAELLLRTPASSGFWNFEGDSVIVTSASTTVNVQGVTYTGVTIYQRFSRTSNHSIKYYLKPLTVGIIKEEEFAGSSLQTKRELIDSYIRN
- a CDS encoding GyrI-like domain-containing protein translates to MKYLSLAAFALSICMCSVSFAQDDAAMSGNAKISKTPELTTKPAMIAATAFVRAADFAPEGGWGEKDYDGAIGAMAMNGAMRVMAYMQEKGITPTGPMFSMWFEDPTSTTAGSLTSKWGMPIAADNEPTSTITIENFPEMQAVTCTYEGHPNTAMNAWNDVMKFAESNGLVWTGAPMEVYHKNGMESTKAEDWLVEIVWPAMKKPADAPAEKQE
- the mutY gene encoding A/G-specific adenine glycosylase, which gives rise to MSITAATIRGLLRWFEDNKRDMPWRKTSDPYRIWVSEVLLQQTQVATVESYYKRFVKEFPTVEALAKAPLDKVLKVWEGCGYYARARNLHKAAKQVLAMGGDLPRTSAELRKLAGIGPYTSAAIASIAFGEAVPVLDGNVERVIARVTGEEGYITESSVHARLRTSATNWMKTAVKAELSPGALNESLMELGATVCKPRQALCGSCPLKSICTARKTHYDVTVLPRKPEKSAVPHYDIGAAIVRKNGRILITKRPEDGMLGGLWEFPGGKKESNETIEECVKREMLEELDIYVEVGERIASVKHAYTHFKITLHCFDCRHIGGVLRLIHAADAKWVRPAELTKYAFPKADRVVLDMLIKSS